One part of the Paroedura picta isolate Pp20150507F chromosome 5, Ppicta_v3.0, whole genome shotgun sequence genome encodes these proteins:
- the LOC143838725 gene encoding C-type lectin lectoxin-Thr1-like: MVPFSLTFHGFLVVCLFLKEAKSCQKDWTFYKGHCYGLFNEKLMWSDAQRECRNLGGSLASIHFPEEMSHLSQYIRKFIQGYENIWIGMMSPHNDQQWQWADHTPITYLPWDDGEPNNFLFLENCVELLYKKDYTRLNDNNCRRKQPYVCEQRAT; encoded by the exons ATGGTGCCCTTCAGCCTCACCTTTCATGGCTTCCTTGTTGTCTGCCTGTTCCTGAAAG AAGCCAAATCTTGCCAGAAGGACTGGACGTTCTACAAAGGTCACTGCTATGGCCTCTTCAACGAGAAGCTGATGTGGTCAGATGCACAG CGTGAATGCCGTAACCTGGGGGGTAGCCTGGCCTCCATCCACTTCCCGGAAGAAATGAGTCATCTTTCCCAGTACATTCGCAAATTCATCCAAGGATATGAGAACATCTGGATCGGAATGATGTCGCCCCATAAC GATCAACAGTGGCAGTGGGCGGACCACACCCCCATCACCTACCTGCCCTGGGACGACGGAGAACCAAACAACTTCTTATTTCTTGAGAACTGTGTCGAGTTGCTATACAAGAAAG ATTACACCCGTTTGAACGATAATAACTGTAGGAGAAAGCAGCCTTATGTCTGCGAACAACGGGCGACTTAA